A genomic segment from Triticum dicoccoides isolate Atlit2015 ecotype Zavitan chromosome 1A, WEW_v2.0, whole genome shotgun sequence encodes:
- the LOC119276515 gene encoding E3 ubiquitin-protein ligase EL5-like, with protein MSTPQSGSASPATTAAAAVETSKHWAPHGPMLTACLVSINVLMILLIFFYFWRFFSGKRGPSTPGGADEESSSTDSSPATSPRASRRLRDPDQPDIPSSLPVSVFDSSSEAAGKAAADCAVCIVEFRDGDLARLLPRCGHRFHAACVDAWLHLHSTCPLCRASVVAPAPAAAEPKNDPKDDGAECPV; from the coding sequence ATGTCAACGCCCCAGAGCGGCAGCGCGAGCCCAGcgaccacggcggcggcggcggtggagacgAGCAAACACTGGGCGCCGCACGGGCCGATGCTGACGGCCTGCCTCGTCAGCATCAACGTGCTAATgatcctcctcatcttcttctactTCTGGCGGTTCTTCTCCGGGAAGCGAGGGCCGTCTACCCCCGGAGGTGCTGATGAGGAGTCGTCATCGACCGACTCGTCTCCGGCGACCTCGCCGAGAGCGTCCAGGCGCCTGCGCGACCCCGACCAGCCGGACATCCCGTCTTCCCTGCCCGTGTCCGTGTTCGACTCCAGCAGCGAGGCCGCCGGGAAGGCAGCGGCCGACTGCGCGGTGTGCATCGTGGAGTTCCGCGACGGcgacctggcgcgcctcctccctcgcTGCGGGCACCGGTTCCACGCCGCCTGCGTGGACGCGTGGCTGCATCTACACTCCACGTGCCCGCTCTGCCGCGCCAGCGTGGTCGCccctgctccggccgccgccgagcccAAGAACGACCCGAAAGACGACGGCGCAGAGTGCCCGGTGTGA